One Podospora pseudopauciseta strain CBS 411.78 chromosome 4, whole genome shotgun sequence genomic window, TGGGCGGTGGTGCTCTACGGGGACTTTCTCGTGCGCGCCACCGGACCTCTGATACTGGTGTTGATCCTCATCATGGGCATGTACGGCCGGCGGTTCAGCCCGCTGAGCAGTAGCGGTTGGAGCGAGCCTGGACTTGGTGCAGGGGATGGTACGGGTGTCGCGACAGATGCAAAGGGTGCCAAGACgttgaagaagagcaagagcaagaaCTTGTTGGTGGATGGACTGCCGGAAAAGAATACCAAGACAGAGAATGGAACCGCGGCGACTCCTACGGCCGGACACAAGAGGAATCAAAGCTCGATGTCGGAGGCGACGAATACACGACATCAAAAGACATTGGATGAGATTGTTGAGACACTGAAGGAGTTCACAGCTCGGTGTAATATCCTGCTGGAACCCTTGTTGGAGTTGACGGATTTCTTGAGCACGCAGCAGACGGCCACGTCAGCCACCACCCGGCCGGCGTTGACGACATTGTTTGTCCGGATTTTGCTCTGCACGCCGTTTTGGTTTTCGCTTACGCTGCCCCCGTTGAggatcatcaccacccgccgggtgattcttttttttggaacCATTATCCTTACCTGGCATGCTCGAGTGATGCGCGTCACTCGGGCTATCCTCTGGAGAAGCGCCACTATCAGAAAGTTCTTGACGCTTATCACTGGTTTGCAGTTTGAGATACCTGTCAAGGCAGgtgcaacaaccacagcaacaccGTCTGCCGATGCTGCCAACACTGTCAGCAGCAGTGCTGTCTCGACCAAAACTAAAAGTTCGGCAGCTGGCACTATCAAGGCTACTCGCCATGAGTCGGAGCTGACCAAGGCCCTGCGCCGAGCCAGAGGGGGCCAGGATACCGGAGTGAGATTTACGTTTATTATCTATGAGAACCAGCGGCGCTGGGTCGGGCTGGGTTGGACGACGAGTTTGTTTGCATATGAGAGGCCGGCGTGGACGGATGAGCATAACAATGCTGTGCCGCAGCGGGATGAGTTTGAGCTGCccgaggtggaggacggGAGTAATatgcggtggaggtgggtggaggggagtaGGTGGAAGGTGGATGGGGTGCCGGATGAGGCTGTGATGGCGGAGGATAGGGAAAAGGAGTGGGATTATGATGGGCCCGGAGGGAAGGTGGGGTGGATTTATTATGACAATAAGGTTTGTTTTTGTGGCATCGTTGTTTTGTTGGGGGTGCTAACGATGAGATAGTGGCAAAACGGTCGGAGGGGCCAAGATGGGTGGGGAAAGTGGACACGCCGACGAAAGTGGTACCGCGATGCTGAGCTTGTCGAGGCAGATACTGAAGATGCCGCCGCTGCAGGCAGCGATGTGAAGTCTATCCCGTCCATCGATCTCATCCCCACCACACCTGGCACAGCCACAACCATGACGGTGGGAAGCCCGCCGACTACAAACGAAAGCAAGGAGAGCCTGGCGctcgagagggaggaggagtacgaCTCTGCCTCTATGCTGTCTACGTCTAGCAGGTCGACGTCACGGTTTATCAAGCCCTCTTcgctgaggaagagggtgacgGATGCGAGCTCGCTCTCGTCATCACATAGACGGAGCGGGAGCAGGAGGGCGAGCGGGGTTAgtgggagtttggggagtaATTCGGGGGATTATGACGATGCGGGTGTTGGGACTTTGCAGACTAGGCTGGCGATGCAGGATGcgggaaaggaggaggggagttggggggttggggatgaggttaggatggggttggagtgaggggggttgttgtgggtGGAAGTTGGTCTTTTTGCGCAGTAGGATTATGCGTgctgtttttctttttggtccAAGGTTGATACCCGTTTTGGGGGATTGGGCAAAGGTTTTGTTTATgtttttaatttttttttatagatGAGGTCGTCGGGGCCTTGTTGGGTGGCTTTTGCATAGTTGgctttttttgggaggggaggagattgagaggGGTTTTTGATAGAGAGTTGTGATAAGATtgctgatgaagatgatgagcgTATGATTGTATCGAAAGGTTTTTTTCTACGATGAGGATGTGAATAAAGTGGATGCTGGACACGAGGCTAGGACGACAGTGCGCCAATGTTTGTTTTGGACTTGATCGCTACCTTAGGCCAGGGTTCATGAGCCACCTATCATTGTCCCTTGTCAATGGCACCATTAAGAAGGGGTTTGAAAGTTTTGGAAGCTGAAGGTTTGAAAGTTTGAAGACCATGGGGTTTATTGCTTCAAGGTTTGAAGACTTGAAGACTTGAAAGAATATCAGGTACACAGCTCGTGTGGgctttggtgaggaggtccGGTGACCTTTGAATGTAAGAGGGTTTCATAAATCACCAATCATTCGTTTTTTTGCTTCGCGTATCCGCCATTTGCGCCGCTGGCTCATAGTGCTGCATGAATATTCTTCCTGTATTTGGAAGAAATGGTTCTGATTGATCCGCAGTAGCGTCAATGTCTGTTCTCTTCGCTCTCGGCAGTTACACTCAGAGGCACTGGCTATTGACaatgaggaagaggataGGGGCAAGCTTTTATTGAGCGGTCTACGCCCAATCAACGAGGTAAACGAAATGATCTTGGTAAGTACCTTAATGTGCCCGACTGAGGAATTGCCGTACTATGTATAACTGAGATCCCAGGTCTGTACAAGAATAGGTATTTAACAACTTCTGACATAAAACTGAGTGGAAAGATCTGCTAAATAATCGTAACCCTACCAACAGGTGCATCGCTGTCCTCAAAGAGCGTTTCGTCATCATTTAAGCCCACCCCCACGCGGCGATACACCGAATCTTCCCCTTCGATAGCCCGCAGCACTCAAAAGCCCTTAACTGACGCGCCTTGCCAAGAGGGGGTCCCCGGTTCCGATCAATAGGCAATATAAAACATCTCGACCACTGACTGGCTCCGTTTTGTCCTGTGGGCAATCCATGTACACTGGCACGTGTTCGTCTTTATTATGAAAGAAGGGATGACCATGGACGTCCTCATGTACCACGGCGCCGCGCATCGGGGCAACGAGATGTATTTGGCCATCCAAAACAGCCCCGAAGTTGTCATCAGCCTTCGTCAGCGCAAAGGTTCTTCCCCGACCAATGCTCAAACGTGAATCCATTTGCAAATTAGAGATGCAGAAATGGGCGGAAGGTGATTTGGTAACAGGGTTTGTCAATGACATCCAGGACCACGATGGAATTCCAGGTATTCTGAAGGTGTTCCTGATGATGGGATGCGCAATGCCCACCCAAAGTAAACCTCGTGCCAAGTCCTCCAACCACAGCCCGGCAAGATACCTGTCGCCCGTCACTTGGTGAACCCGGCGCGCAATGCCGGCACGAGAGTAGGGCCGATCCGACTCATGCGTGAGCACCATGCTTGAGTACTCTGACATGGCCTCTAGCCAAAAGTCACGCGCCCGTTGCGAAGAGAACTTCCCTTCTGCCATCTCGGCAAATTGTCGGTGAATGCTGCCGTATTCATTGTTAGTTGTGGTCCTCCAACGTCGAGCCCAATTCATGTAGCTGGGGGGCCTGAAACCATCCTCTTGCCTTCTCGCCGCCACATGCAGCCTTTCGATTTGCGTCAAGTTCGTTGAGATGTTGTCCATGTCGCCGCATTCGAAATGCATGGTATGTCTGCACCGCCAGAGAAGCTCGGATTTCGAAAAATCAACGACGCGGGGTGAGAGCATTCTCTCCTGAAACACCCACGCCCGGTAAAACAATGGGCTCACGGTCTTCTTACCGATAGAGCAAGTCCCCAAAACACAACTGTGGGTGACCGAGTGTGAGGGTCGGACGTGGATTTCCGCGGTGGATTCTTGCCCGTCTAATCGGAAGTTTATGGTGTGGGCAGCCAGAGGTTTGTAGAGGAGCCCAGCACATTCACAATCCGTTTGTTGCCATACAAACTGGTGCCGCTCACTAAATAGGCTTTCCGAAGAATTTGTAACAGCTGCAGCTGCAATGTTGAAATAGCCATTGGCGTAGATATCGACCCTCTCGGCAGATTGTGTGAGCCAGTCGTCCATGCCGTCCTGGATAATACAAAGTGAATCAATCCAGAGAAAGTAACAACCGAGCACGCGGGCCAGAGAGATGCTATCCCGGAAAAAAACAGGGATTTCGGATCACTCGATGCCCTCTGTTCTTGATTTGTACGTCTCTTTCGTCGTGCGCAGCGGAGGTGCGTCCAAGCCTGGTTTGCCCCAACAGCGGCTCAATGTGATGTAACGCAGAGCCGCCGAGCCAGCTGGGTTGGCAGTCTCCATCAAACCTTGGTGTCGAATTCGAGACATCAAAAAGGCGCGTCGGCAGATACCCCGACCATTCGTAACAGACAGGGTAATCTTTACACCCGTCTAACCACGGCTGTCTCACTCTGCTGCTGTCTTCGAGATCAGTCACTCCCGGCACGATGGATGCCTTCCCAAAGGAATCCAAAAAACCAGACCGCAGACATACTCCTTGACATCCCGTTGCTCGGGCTGGATAGGTGCTGGGCTCATCAAAAAGGCCCAGCCGAGGCCTGACCACTCTTTGCATATTATGGTGGGGTCGACGACCTACCCGCGTCACTTGAAGGTTTCTCCCCGGTCGTAATTCGCGCCAGACATGGAGGCGACGCTTCCCGTCTCTGCCAGCGATCTTTTCTAGCGGTTGTGCTTCGTGTTCTCCGTCTTGTGAAGCAGGACCATCGGTTGAGCCCCCAGAATGATTGCGAGTCAGCTCCCCACCGGCCACGGTGTTGTCATGATATGGATCCTTACCCTCACCCTCATGCTCATTTTCATGCTCATCCCCATGCTCATCCCCATACATATCGCTCCAAAAATGGGATATACTCTGCTCCAAAATCACAACAGATACCGCATCCGTTCTCGGCAGCATCCGCGACCATTTCCAAAGAAATCACCCGATAGCGCGGCAGCGGCAAGAACCAAGAGCCTTTCGTCAATACTGCCGTCCGGGCTTGGATCAAAACTGGCAAAGTTTAGGTTGAGACATGCGGGGCAGATACACGTCGTAGGCGCCATAGCTGGTGGGATTCAAATTCAAGTGTTGGCTATCGTCGGTGGGATGGGCAATGTCGCCAGCAGGCTCACGGATAGAGCTGGAGAAGCGGGGATGGATCCAGTCTGGAATTCGAGTGAAGTGCTGGATCGACTGACCTCTGCTACCTTGAGCAGCTGCAAGGCCTGAGATCGGCTCGGATTGATGAAGGTGTACACCCAGGCACGAGCTGTGATCAGCCTGGATCACTGGGTGTCCTAAACATACCACCTGCTGTGTTCTCCCAGGTAGGAACGAGGGCTGTAACGTGGTGCCAAACAAACATCAGAATGATACGACAGAGCTGTCACTCACGATAACAGATTGGAGCCGACTACGTTGACCTGAACCTCCCAGCGGCAATATCTCGAGAATCTACTTCCCATTAGTTACCTACCTACATACAATATCAGCCTACCTAGTATGACGCTGTCAGTCGAGGGAAGTCGTCCTCAAACCTCGGTTTTCAGGCAGCATGTCTTTAAGCTTCAATTGAAATTTAAGGTACCTTGGGCGGTACATGCATTATCTGGGTGGTGAGTTGAAAATGACGACCCTAGGCGTAAAGGATACAGCTTAGCATCATTGACGGGGCTACTAGAATCGACGTCCTGTGTAAGGGTTGGAGTGGGCAGCCGGGGCGGGTAACCCTGTAGCTTCACCCAGGCCTACCATTCTCATTCATCTGATTCTGGGGCTTCATTTTTGGAGTGAGGGCAGGCTTCTGGCAGTTTGGCAGTCAAACTCCCACAAGTCAACCTTAAGTGCAAGACTCAATCCCAAACAGTCATCCGGCCAATCTTTTTCTCCGTGGCTTAACATTTCGTTTTTTCTCCAAAATCAACCACCAGAATACCACATCCCATCACGAACCCAAAACCGAAAACATGTCCCCTTCCAACGAACTCGAAGAAATGCTCCTcgacctcaccacccaaGTCGCCTCCCTCCGCGACCTCGTGCTCCGACCCGAATACTCCAACTTTGAGGACGACCCCAAGACCTACGATTTCATCGTTCCAAGGGTGAACAAGATGTTGAACATCGCCGAAGCATGGATCATGAAGCTGGAGCATGATGCCAGGATGCAACAAGAGCAGGAGCGGCAATGGGCTGAAGAGTATGGCtggggaggctggggagcGTCGGCACTGACACGACCTGCTGTGGAGTCGAAGGGAGAGTTTGACCTGCTGCTTAGGGGGTTTGAAAGAGTCAAGATGGGGGTTTTCTttgcggtggaggggaataTCATGGTGGGGATTGAGACAGTTAAGCaaggggtgagggggtttgaggagTGGGTTTGAGAGGTGGGGAAGCGGTGGAGCGAGATTGATAGGAGAAGGATGGTCGTTTGTTCAGGAGGAGGTGTAATGATTGGCGGGACTGTCATGGAAACAAGCTGATAAAAGCAGGGGAATCGACTTTTGGGTGTTGAAGAACAGGCTGTGGGCGGAGAGGCCATCCTTAAATGCCTGGCAGAATCATTTAGTGGCCTTTACTTCAGAAGAGTATCCAAGTAATTCGTTAAGTCTCCGAGAACATGTCAAACTCTGTGATCCTCATGAATCTACTGAACCAAGGTCTAACGCATCAAAACACAGACTAGCCCTGTATTCCAAACTAGACTTTGCCGaaccagcatcaccaccaccaactccagTTCATCTCCATCAATATGCCCTCGAACAACACCACATCCAAAGGGAAGCCACTAGGTACTTGTTGATTGGATCTCAAACTCTCCATgttctcaccaccactaccccTCCCCTTCGCTCAAGACACCCATCTTTCTCTGCCCAAGCTGACTGACCGCTTGAATTTTCGCACCCTGCTTGAAACCTCCATGTATGGCTGCTGGGGCTGGGAGAGTATTTCAATCACCTCCTTCCGATTCTGGATCTACCGAGACGCTGGTAGATGCTTTCCATGGTTAAGCAAGTTCAACAGATAAAGAACCTCATCAAGGAGGCAGGAGCGACCGGGTAACTGCCATCTTCTAGCTAAGGTAGGAAGGTGATTGCTTGTATGTGACGGTGGAGTCGCCTGGTTCCTGGATGTGGCCTGCAATCTTCCTGATGCTGCACTTGACTCTGATGTCGCACTTGAGAAAGATGTTATACTTTTGTTTGCGATGACATCATCGAAAAACTGGCGGACATGCTGTACTAGGTTCCGATCCACAGATCCGCCAACCGCAAGCATCTACGACTCTCCTCTTTCAAGATAACGCCCTGGACTATTCGACTGCTCATTCCAACGTCTTGAGCTTGGGGGTGTTACACAGCCTCGACGAGGCACCTGATGTATGAGAGCTGTGCTGGGCAGTTTTTGGAAATGAGTTTGGAagcttacctacctaccctcAATTCGTCGGTAGATACAGCTTATCGCTGATTCTCATTTGATTTACAGCTCTTCCTCCAGCCCGGAATTGAGGAAAGTGTTTCTTTGTCTTCGGGTCAAAGCCCACGGTTTGAGCGCGAGAAATCTTGGCTTTCGGATGCTACAACAAAGACTCATAGGGCATATTGGTGTCAATCCCCGGTTTCCGACAATGCCATTGTCTCCTCTTATGCAAGTCCACCCTCGGCAGAAGCGGACATATATGCCAGATGAGAATACGATGACAACATGAAGAGAAAAACAGAACGAAAGAATCCAACTTACATGAAAAAAGGGCGGTCTACGTATATACTCAGTATCTGCATACGGCCATGATTCCGACTTCTTGCTGGCTCATACTCGAGGTGTATACTCGACCTTGGTATACCTACCTTGACTAAAACGCTCCGCGGTTTCCAGCCAAAGTCACCACCATGCCCCCCCCCGTGCGCCCTTCACAAGGGAAAAGGTCTCAACTTTCAATGCTATCGAAGGGTACAGCACATTTCCAGACATCGACGACCCTTACCCCCCCATCGTCGTGCTCTGCCCAGTCTGCCGCCACAAGCCGTCCTTTCTCGACGACAAATACTGCAGACACCCCCTCACAGTCTATGGCATCGGTCGTGAGATTTCGTACTACAACATCCCCAAAACTCTGTCTCACCATAGGGCCACGCCGCTTCCGGATTGGCTTAGGAGgactgaggaggagctggtggtcCCCATCCCGCGACATTGCAACGACTGCAGCGAGTCGAGGGTGAAGGGAATGTTGACGTCGATTAACAACCAGAGAAATTGGGGGGCGGATAGGCTTTGGCAGTGGTTCGTGGATGGGGGGTACTATCACCCGGACAAGATCGAGCTTGCTTTCCCccctgggggggggggtggcgTCACATCTTGAACGTGCgtagggagaagagggaggccTTTATTATTGACAACCTGGCGCGGCAGCTTGAAAATGAAGGGCCGGCTGGGGGAGGGCATCGGCCGCGACGTCGGGTATGTAGcgatgacgaagaggaggattgggaCTGAGGTGGATGTTGTATGTGAAGGGAGAGAGATGATAGAGCTGAGGGGTCGTCAAGTCTAGATGAGTATTTCTCGCCCTCTTGGGGTGGTTCAACCCTTTTCCTGAAGGACGATGGGAATTACGGTGATACATAGGTCTGAAAAGACGGGGTCTCAGTAATGGGACTCGGTTGAGTACGGCAATGGAAGTATGAATAGCAACTTGTGAATGATTCAGGGCTGTGAACTCCTTGCCCTCGTGAGTTTTCCAGGTGATACTATGAATACATAACGTTTGCTTGTTCAAGGCTTACAGTTCCGGCTGTGATGAGCATCCCCTTGGTACTTGGTCTTTGGCATGCTACAGAGCCTGTCATGCTCCATTAATGGCCGTGACAGATCAGTTACTGGTCCATATTATTATTGCTCACAGAAGGTTTTCGGTGAGGAAAATAAACACAAGGAAGTTGTCATAAGATGGTTTGCTATATATGTGGACTGTCATGGCAGAGCACAGGATCTTCAATGTTTCCCTGACATTATGTCCTTGTCGAAATTGTTCCACTTCTTGTCAAATATTAGCCCACAAAGGAGAAATAGCAGTGTCCAGCCTGGTAAAAGGTTTAGTACCATCCAAAGCATCACCGACTTCGGAACTTTCTACCAGTCGCAGTGGCTGATGGGGAGATTAGGCATGCTTTATATGCACCTTCTTGTTAATCAGACTTCAGGCCCATATCTTGCTCGAATTACTTCGCTCTTCATGGAGCACAGACACCATCAGCCTCCGTGCCGGTCATCATCGGAGCAAGTCTCTGTCCACTGCGCTCCCCCTGTCTTGCTAATAAGCCCTAGCCCTGTGCTAACTGGTCCCACTTTTGTCGACGACAGTATCCACCTTGTCGGTGACAATACTCAGCTCGGCGGCAACAGTATTCACCTGTGTGAGGCACATATAAAATGTTTCTTGCCTGTTGGGCCTAGTTATTTtgctcttcaccaccatcgtAGCTCACACAGCTTTCTTCATCCGTCGCAACCTTTGTCGTCTGATCCTACGGAAGCCTTCTCATCCCACATACATAACCTTTCGGTTTGGATCGCGATTTTTGCCTACAAGACACTCACTTCCTA contains:
- a CDS encoding hypothetical protein (EggNog:ENOG503P2ZH; COG:S); translated protein: MSRIRHQGLMETANPAGSAALRYITLSRCWGKPGLDAPPLRTTKETISLARVLGCYFLWIDSLCIIQDGMDDWLTQSAERVDIYANGYFNIAAAAVTNSSESLFSERHQFVWQQTDCECAGPIDRNRGPPLGKARQLRAFECCGLSKGKIRCIAAWGWA
- a CDS encoding hypothetical protein (COG:S; EggNog:ENOG503NY3S), coding for MSAPPRAQRSDQLDPNSQHPSTPSRGDGAASSVFSPAPNPTYAIFSPATLSSTNPSTASAAKRRSTILVHQKSPLLLATPPQITRALAYSHPFLLPLNNVVGLLTWTTGDAWESFLLVAFFWAVVLYGDFLVRATGPLILVLILIMGMYGRRFSPLSSSGWSEPGLGAGDGTGVATDAKGAKTLKKSKSKNLLVDGLPEKNTKTENGTAATPTAGHKRNQSSMSEATNTRHQKTLDEIVETLKEFTARCNILLEPLLELTDFLSTQQTATSATTRPALTTLFVRILLCTPFWFSLTLPPLRIITTRRVILFFGTIILTWHARVMRVTRAILWRSATIRKFLTLITGLQFEIPVKAGATTTATPSADAANTVSSSAVSTKTKSSAAGTIKATRHESELTKALRRARGGQDTGVRFTFIIYENQRRWVGLGWTTSLFAYERPAWTDEHNNAVPQRDEFELPEVEDGSNMRWRWVEGSRWKVDGVPDEAVMAEDREKEWDYDGPGGKVGWIYYDNKWQNGRRGQDGWGKWTRRRKWYRDAELVEADTEDAAAAGSDVKSIPSIDLIPTTPGTATTMTVGSPPTTNESKESLALEREEEYDSASMLSTSSRSTSRFIKPSSLRKRVTDASSLSSSHRRSGSRRASGVSGSLGSNSGDYDDAGVGTLQTRLAMQDAGKEEGSWGVGDEVRMGLE